The genomic region TCGCAGACGACTACTACGAGTATAGAGAGTATAAGCCTGTTAAACCTTCCGAGGGATCGGAGAAGCCCGGGATAGTCGGGTATGGCGTTTACATACCTAAGTTCCGGGTTAAAAACGCGAACCCAGCGATGGGTGGAGGAGTAGTTGAGAGAGCTGTACCTTTCCCAGACGAAGACGCTACGACGTTCGCGGTCGAGGCGGGTAGAAGAGCTCTCATACACTCGGCTCTCGACAGCCGCTACATCGGCAAGTGCTATATAGGCTCCGAGTCGACACCCTACGCCGTCAAGCCGTCGGCGTCGACCGTTATACAGGCTTTAGAGCTCGGAGAACCCTACGAAGACGGGTTCTTCACAGGAGGGTTGGATACGCAGTTCGCCTGTAAGGCTGCCACAGACCTTTTCATCGACGCGGTGGCTTTGGTAAGCTGTCCACTGTTTAAGGCGGATTACGTTATGGTTATAGGGGCCGACAACTCCCAGGCGGCTCCCGGAGACCCATTGGATTATACGGTCGGTGCAGGAGCGACGGCGTATATATTTGGCAAGCGAGACGTCATAGCTACCCTAGACCACTACGTGTCGTACACGTCCGATACACCCGACTTCTACAGGAGAGACGGGGAAAAGTATCCAAGGCATGGGGGTAGGTTCACCGGAGAGCCTGCGTATTTCAAGCACGTGACGACCGCGATGAAGACTATACTCCGGAGAAGCGGGTTGAAGCCTGGAGACATATCTTACGTAGCCCTTCACTCGCCTAACGTCAAATACCCTGTTAGGGCGGCTTTAAGCGTAGGGTTCACGATGGACCAGATAAGGCCTGGACTTGTGAACAGATACCTGGGGAACCTCTACTCTGGTTCGAGTCCTACGGCGTTGGCTGCGATACTCGATATAGCCGAGCCGGGTGACAGGGTGCTTTTAGTTAGCTACGGCTCTGGAGCGGGTAGCGACGCGTACATATTCACGGTAACCGATAAGGTCGAGGAGAAACGGGATAGAGCGGTTTCTGTACGCTCTCAGATCGAAAACCCGAAGCGTCGATACGTGGACTACGCGACCTATAGGAAATGGAAGGAAGCTAGTAGCGCATAGGCTGTTAGGAGAGCTTATGTTCAAGCTGTTCGAGACACAGGAGGATAGGCTACGGCTCTTAAACATGCTCAGGACTAGCGGATATAAGGTCAGGATGCACGCCTACGAGTACTTCGTCCGCAACCGATACTTCGTTGCATTCATCCACCTTATGCCTTCGAACCGTCTAGCGGTGATAAGAGGGTTTAGATGGAACTTGAAAGAGTTCGAGGATAACGTCGAGAGGCTTAAGTCACTGATTAAACGCATAGATCCGAACATCAAGGTC from Candidatus Bathyarchaeota archaeon harbors:
- a CDS encoding hydroxymethylglutaryl-CoA synthase; this translates as MSEPITRRKILVDYRIRVSRCEICGRRYFPPKPFCDVEGRRSRIRYEDYFYRKGLFYSGAVIRRPTNRFSYLGSFISCIVEFDGGVRTPGRITDIVPDEGEVDVSEFIGREVVPRFRRTYVDGESGLIYYSSLAFSFADDYYEYREYKPVKPSEGSEKPGIVGYGVYIPKFRVKNANPAMGGGVVERAVPFPDEDATTFAVEAGRRALIHSALDSRYIGKCYIGSESTPYAVKPSASTVIQALELGEPYEDGFFTGGLDTQFACKAATDLFIDAVALVSCPLFKADYVMVIGADNSQAAPGDPLDYTVGAGATAYIFGKRDVIATLDHYVSYTSDTPDFYRRDGEKYPRHGGRFTGEPAYFKHVTTAMKTILRRSGLKPGDISYVALHSPNVKYPVRAALSVGFTMDQIRPGLVNRYLGNLYSGSSPTALAAILDIAEPGDRVLLVSYGSGAGSDAYIFTVTDKVEEKRDRAVSVRSQIENPKRRYVDYATYRKWKEASSA